The following coding sequences are from one Triticum aestivum cultivar Chinese Spring chromosome 5A, IWGSC CS RefSeq v2.1, whole genome shotgun sequence window:
- the LOC123104077 gene encoding fasciclin-like arabinogalactan protein 1, translating to MRCLRLAVALLLLVALPLAAAAGAKAKAPAAPPNATVAMAKGGCKAFAALIAASPDAASTYDAAASGGMTVFCPSDDAVASFMPRYKNLTADGKASLLLFHAVPVYYSPGSLKANNGVMNTLATDGSARNYNFTLQNEGNVVTIKTGASGAVARVRSTLLDTDPVAVYAVDRVFQPVELFKPAPSPTPAPAPAPAADAPKAGKGGAARHRSPPAVADAPGPEADDTAPADQKKDSKKSAAAGAPGVRWLAAALAAVAVASTLA from the coding sequence ATGCGGTGcctgcgcctcgccgtcgccctgcTCTTGCTCGTCGCGCTGCCCCTCGCGGCCGCCGCGGGGGCCAAGGCCAAGGCGCCGGCCGCGCCGCCGAACGCCACGGTGGCGATGGCCAAGGGCGGGTGCAAGGCCTTCGCGGCCCTGATCGCGGCCTCGCCCGACGCGGCGTCCACCTACGACGCGGCCGCGAGCGGCGGCATGACGGTCTTCTGCCCCTCCGACGACGCCGTGGCGTCCTTCATGCCCCGCTACAAGAACCTCACCGCCGACGGCAAGGCGTCGCTGCTGCTCTTCCACGCCGTCCCCGTCTACTACTCGCCGGGGAGCCTCAAGGCCAATAACGGCGTCATGAACACGCTCGCCACCGACGGCTCCGCCCGCAACTACAACTTCACGCTGCAGAACGAGGGCAACGTCGTCACCATCAAGACGGGCGCCTCCGGGGCCGTCGCGCGGGTCAGGTCCACGCTGCTCGACACGGACCCCGTGGCCGTCTACGCCGTCGACAGGGTGTTCCAGCCCGTCGAGCTGTTCAAGCCCGCGCCGTCCCCGacccccgcgcccgcgcccgccccgGCGGCCGACGCGCCCAAGGCCGGCAAGGGCGGCGCCGCGCGCCACCGCTCGCCCCCCGCCGTCGCGGACGCACCCGGGCCCGAGGCCGACGACACCGCCCCGGCGGACCAGAAGAAGGACTCCAAGAAGAGCGCGGCTGCCGGCGCGCCGGGCGTCCGGTGGCTCGCCGCGGCGCTGGCGGCCGTGGCCGTGGCCTCCACGCTGGcttag
- the LOC123107196 gene encoding outer membrane protein H.8, with translation MARRTALILAALLLVALAVAPLANAKKAAKEEKSSDAPSADAPAADSPAEGPSDGPAAAPGPEGIAGLSPDNDDNDDK, from the coding sequence ATGGCCCGCCGCACGGCCCTCATCCTCGCCGCGCTCCTCCTCGTCGCACTGGCCGTCGCGCCGTTGGCCAATGCCAAGAAGGCCGCCAAGGAGGAGAAGTCCTCCGACGCCCCCTCGGCCGACGCGCCGGCCGCCGACTCGCCCGCGGAGGGGCCCTCCGACGGACCGGCGGCTGCCCCCGGGCCCGAGGGCATCGCCGGCCTCTCGCCCgacaacgacgacaacgacgacaagTGA
- the LOC123107197 gene encoding uncharacterized protein, producing MSRALALAALLLLAALAAAPLAAADSSPESIPFAKEVAGGAEAAKSAGTQAASAVAGGATPPVDPDPTSGIKADPAPARR from the coding sequence ATGTCTCGCGCGCTCGCCCTCGCGGCCCTCCtgctgctcgccgccctcgccgcggcgccgctcgccgccgcggACAGCAGCCCGGAGTCCATCCCCTTCGCCAAGGAGGTCGCCGGCGGGGCCGAGGCGGCCAAGAGCGCCGGCACGCAGGCCGCCTCGGCGGTCGCCGGGGGCGCTACCCCGCCCGTGGACCCCGACCCGACCAGCGGCATCAAGGCCGACCCCGCGCCCGCCAGGCGCTGA